A genomic segment from Desulfurella amilsii encodes:
- a CDS encoding divergent polysaccharide deacetylase family protein, which translates to MAQKIINLLRKSCFVALFLSVLFFNSFCFAGTKGSISIIIDDMGYDHYVMQKFLEIDLPIAFSFIPGTPFDYMSNDFCKKGYTVMLHMPSESLNKRLNDYALLLKVSDSKEEILNKLNKALKSVPCATGFNNHMGSRFLQSEKKMSDTMEFLKQHNLFFVDSLTCANSVGYKLACKHHVDYAVRDMFIDNKKRFNYVKQNLMTAIKLAKQGKNVILIGHDNIVDYEAIIHLKGKLKPYLRDIKENLRQCQ; encoded by the coding sequence ATGGCCCAAAAAATAATCAATCTGCTTAGGAAGAGCTGCTTTGTAGCGCTTTTCCTAAGCGTTTTATTTTTTAACAGCTTCTGTTTTGCTGGCACAAAGGGTAGTATCTCAATCATTATTGATGATATGGGCTATGACCATTATGTGATGCAAAAATTTTTGGAAATAGACTTACCAATAGCTTTTTCATTTATACCAGGCACACCCTTTGACTATATGTCAAATGATTTTTGCAAAAAAGGCTACACTGTTATGCTGCATATGCCTAGTGAATCTCTCAATAAAAGATTAAATGATTATGCGCTTTTGCTTAAAGTATCTGACTCTAAAGAAGAAATTTTGAATAAGTTAAACAAAGCCTTGAAAAGCGTGCCTTGTGCCACAGGTTTTAATAACCATATGGGTTCAAGATTTTTACAAAGTGAAAAGAAAATGAGCGATACTATGGAATTTTTAAAACAACACAACCTATTTTTTGTAGATAGCCTAACGTGCGCCAACAGCGTGGGTTATAAGCTAGCCTGCAAGCATCATGTTGATTATGCTGTACGCGATATGTTTATTGATAACAAAAAGCGCTTTAATTACGTTAAGCAAAACCTAATGACTGCGATTAAACTCGCAAAACAAGGCAAAAATGTCATACTTATTGGCCACGACAATATCGTTGACTATGAGGCAATTATTCACTTAAAGGGTAAACTAAAACCCTACCTTAGGGATATCAAGGAAAATTTAAGACAATGTCAGTAG
- a CDS encoding ATP-binding cassette domain-containing protein produces the protein MIEFVDVSKFYSDRCVFSDVNFYIREGQLVQVSGSFACGKTTLLKLICRLEKPTSGEVKIFGESLNRIRYSRLMLLRRHIGVVFDDFGLIENLSALSYLRLVTKLLKRKQYLEEAIDMFGLGNLLNTKIFNLSISEKYRLALARILALRVPLVLLDEPFSYYKNSQELIPILKKLNEDFKMTIVFTNFTPIESIDRLDIFNTCNMGVQ, from the coding sequence ATGATTGAGTTTGTTGATGTAAGTAAGTTTTATAGCGATAGGTGCGTTTTTTCAGACGTTAATTTTTATATAAGGGAAGGTCAACTTGTTCAAGTAAGCGGCAGTTTTGCATGTGGCAAAACAACACTATTAAAACTCATTTGTAGATTGGAGAAGCCAACATCTGGCGAAGTAAAAATTTTTGGAGAATCGCTAAACCGCATTAGATATTCAAGGTTGATGCTGCTTAGACGCCATATAGGTGTTGTGTTTGACGATTTTGGACTTATTGAGAATTTGAGCGCTTTAAGTTATCTGCGCCTTGTTACAAAATTACTAAAAAGAAAACAGTATCTAGAAGAAGCTATTGATATGTTTGGTTTGGGCAATCTGTTAAATACAAAAATATTCAATTTATCAATTTCAGAAAAGTATAGATTGGCTTTGGCTCGCATACTTGCTTTGAGAGTCCCGCTTGTGTTGCTTGATGAGCCATTTTCTTACTATAAAAATTCTCAAGAGCTAATTCCTATACTTAAAAAATTAAACGAAGATTTTAAAATGACTATTGTTTTTACAAATTTTACACCAATAGAATCAATTGATAGATTAGATATTTTTAATACATGCAATATGGGTGTGCAATGA
- a CDS encoding transketolase family protein, with protein sequence MEYKANREAYGKALVEVGVDKNIVVLDADLSSSTKSIDFKKVYPERFFNIGIAELNMVDIAAGFALEGFKVFASSFAVFITGRAFEGVRQSICYQNLDVVLCGSHAGISVGEDGGSHQAICDISLMRSLPNMQVIVPADYNETYKAVLALKKHKGPFYLRTSREKSLNFTTHDFDIGKAYILKEGSDACIFACGVVLELALKASLELEKENINVGVVDVSTIKPLDADTIYTCAKNSKVVFTLEEHSIIGGLGSAISEFLSENLPKKVIRLGINDKFGQSGTSTDLFCEYGFSVKHIISTIKKSLKND encoded by the coding sequence ATGGAGTATAAGGCGAATAGAGAGGCATATGGAAAAGCACTAGTTGAAGTTGGCGTAGATAAAAACATCGTAGTTTTAGACGCAGATCTTTCCTCATCTACTAAATCTATTGACTTTAAAAAAGTCTATCCTGAACGCTTTTTTAATATAGGTATAGCTGAGCTCAACATGGTAGATATTGCAGCGGGTTTTGCGCTTGAAGGTTTTAAGGTATTTGCCTCAAGTTTTGCTGTTTTTATTACAGGCAGGGCTTTTGAGGGCGTAAGGCAGTCTATTTGTTATCAAAATCTCGATGTAGTGCTATGTGGTTCGCACGCTGGCATAAGCGTGGGTGAAGACGGTGGCTCTCACCAGGCAATATGCGACATATCTTTAATGCGCAGTTTACCCAATATGCAGGTAATTGTACCTGCTGACTACAATGAAACCTACAAAGCAGTGTTAGCTTTAAAGAAACACAAAGGTCCTTTTTATTTGCGAACTTCAAGGGAAAAATCCCTTAACTTTACAACGCATGATTTTGATATAGGCAAAGCCTATATACTAAAAGAAGGTAGTGATGCTTGCATATTTGCATGTGGTGTTGTATTGGAGCTTGCTTTAAAAGCCTCATTAGAGCTTGAAAAAGAAAATATCAATGTGGGTGTCGTGGATGTTAGCACAATCAAGCCTTTAGATGCTGACACAATCTATACGTGTGCTAAAAACTCAAAAGTGGTTTTTACTTTGGAAGAACACTCGATTATTGGTGGTCTTGGAAGTGCCATAAGTGAGTTTTTGAGTGAGAATTTACCAAAAAAGGTTATTAGGTTAGGGATTAATGATAAATTTGGCCAATCTGGCACATCGACAGATTTGTTTTGTGAGTATGGTTTTAGCGTAAAACACATAATAAGTACTATAAAAAAGAGTTTAAAAAATGATTGA
- a CDS encoding cell division protein FtsX, translated as MRKDSTKLVITFVVLIFLLIISISASILYTVNNYLDARRSNVPVFVFFKDNVTKDQAMNYTNSLKTYTPIKSIRFIDKSAALSDILSKLNLPKRSLSENPLPYSLEIFLKPKFAADQSNINSIEKTLKKSDLVDEVRIPKGLFTNISQTYSAFKEFSYALLGVFVLLEIIILALLLKIAYEKNLDSYNKLKLFGVKRARIFLMFLKQTFLSGIFASILVIIIGSLGMFFYINYVNIVPNYKNDILLSFGVSGLANIILSLIIITFLSLFVFFIEDEKK; from the coding sequence ATGAGAAAAGATTCTACTAAGCTTGTAATAACTTTTGTTGTATTGATTTTTTTACTTATAATAAGCATTTCGGCATCTATTTTGTACACTGTTAATAATTATCTAGATGCAAGACGCTCAAATGTGCCAGTTTTTGTATTTTTTAAAGACAATGTTACAAAAGATCAGGCTATGAACTATACAAACTCGCTAAAAACATACACACCAATAAAAAGCATAAGGTTTATAGATAAATCCGCAGCTTTATCAGATATCTTATCAAAATTAAATTTGCCTAAGCGCTCACTTAGCGAAAATCCTCTTCCCTACTCATTGGAGATTTTTTTAAAACCTAAGTTTGCAGCAGATCAATCTAACATTAATTCTATAGAAAAAACACTCAAAAAAAGTGATTTGGTTGATGAAGTACGCATCCCAAAGGGTCTTTTTACAAACATCAGTCAAACTTACTCAGCTTTTAAAGAATTTTCTTATGCTTTACTTGGTGTTTTTGTATTGCTTGAAATTATTATATTAGCGCTTCTTTTAAAAATTGCATACGAGAAAAACCTCGATAGTTACAATAAATTAAAACTATTTGGTGTGAAAAGAGCAAGAATTTTCTTGATGTTTTTAAAACAAACTTTTTTATCAGGTATTTTTGCTAGCATATTAGTTATCATTATAGGTTCACTTGGTATGTTTTTTTATATAAATTATGTAAATATTGTACCTAACTATAAAAACGATATCTTGCTTTCTTTTGGCGTAAGTGGGCTAGCAAATATTATTTTATCGCTTATTATCATTACATTTTTGAGTTTATTCGTGTTTTTTATAGAAGATGAAAAAAAATAA
- a CDS encoding murein hydrolase activator EnvC family protein, with product MKKNNKTEALWEAQKKGFLCPVSLRVFLKNLISIVFVVLIIIHSSSTGWCASQKQELENKIKQINTTISNKQYHYNLAERKYIAYTNTLKELNNKLLILQKKLNENEKNLEKLSTETEDLNKSIQQLTDKLNQEKAKSSRSLKAYYYFYNVEKYFPEGLYYEYMNKKIAHYLQGRIKSYMEHQVLLNEQKKELLAKKAQQMSLIKKINEQKNSYAQQKKTNATLAQEAARLKQAYINDIVNLQRQRNYLQVVLNKVIQEEIRKQEELRRQRELERERLLKQKQLKKAEELQKQEEAQSRMRLENLHAGLRPPIEGVIVDNFGVKTNPVFNVQTRNDGIDIKALNGTPVRAIAKGKVDYVGTLPGLGGVIIINHLNGYYSIYAHVNVGVSKGQMVREGQVIGHLNGDILHFELRKGSVPVNPLNFINRRYLGG from the coding sequence ATGAAAAAAAATAACAAAACGGAAGCGTTGTGGGAAGCGCAAAAGAAAGGTTTTTTGTGCCCTGTATCTTTAAGGGTTTTTTTAAAGAATCTTATAAGTATAGTATTTGTAGTTTTAATAATAATACATTCAAGCAGCACTGGATGGTGCGCAAGCCAAAAACAGGAACTTGAAAACAAAATAAAACAAATTAATACAACTATTTCAAATAAACAGTATCACTATAACCTTGCAGAAAGAAAATACATAGCCTACACAAATACACTAAAAGAACTAAATAACAAGTTATTGATTTTACAGAAAAAACTCAACGAAAACGAAAAAAATTTAGAAAAATTATCCACTGAGACTGAAGATTTAAACAAAAGCATACAGCAATTAACGGATAAATTAAATCAAGAAAAAGCCAAAAGCTCCAGGTCGCTTAAAGCTTATTATTACTTTTACAATGTTGAAAAATACTTTCCCGAAGGCTTATACTATGAATATATGAATAAAAAAATTGCACATTACTTGCAAGGGCGGATAAAATCTTATATGGAGCATCAAGTCTTGCTAAATGAGCAAAAAAAGGAATTGCTTGCCAAAAAGGCACAGCAGATGAGCCTAATAAAAAAGATCAACGAACAAAAAAATTCTTATGCTCAGCAGAAAAAAACAAACGCCACTTTAGCTCAAGAGGCAGCTAGATTAAAGCAAGCCTATATTAATGATATTGTTAATTTGCAGCGACAAAGAAATTATCTTCAGGTAGTTTTAAACAAGGTTATACAAGAAGAAATTAGAAAACAAGAAGAGCTAAGACGTCAAAGAGAGCTAGAAAGGGAAAGGCTATTAAAGCAAAAACAGCTTAAAAAAGCCGAAGAACTTCAAAAACAAGAAGAAGCCCAAAGCCGTATGCGATTAGAAAACCTGCACGCTGGCCTAAGACCGCCCATAGAAGGTGTCATTGTGGATAATTTCGGTGTTAAAACAAACCCTGTGTTTAATGTGCAAACACGAAACGATGGTATAGACATCAAAGCACTCAATGGTACTCCAGTAAGGGCTATTGCCAAAGGTAAGGTGGATTACGTAGGAACCCTTCCAGGTTTGGGTGGAGTGATAATTATTAATCATTTAAACGGCTACTACAGCATATATGCGCATGTTAACGTAGGGGTTTCAAAAGGCCAAATGGTTCGAGAAGGTCAAGTTATAGGACATTTAAATGGTGATATTTTGCACTTTGAGCTAAGAAAAGGCTCTGTGCCTGTAAACCCATTAAACTTTATCAATAGAAGATACTTAGGAGGTTAG
- a CDS encoding S41 family peptidase, translated as MKNRFLFAIGIIVSLVIIICAILSFRVTPTEATSNQYNDLKMFSQVLAIVQSQYVDKASPSELIVNATKGMVNSLDPHSAFMTPQEYKDLQVSTTGEFGGIGTSVTLKDGLITVITPIEGTPAYKAGIKAGDIILQINNKSTLGMSLDEAVKLLRGKVGTQVRLVIGRKNEKKPLIFNVKREIIHIKSVDYKDLDGIGYIRIIQFQEGTIKAVNNAFTSLEKKGIKGLVIDLRDNPGGLLTEAIGVSNLFVNKGVIVSIKGRNKSDDQVFYAKDEKVPHMPIAVLINSGTASAAEIVAGCLKDHKTAVIVGTRSFGKGSVQSIIPLEDGYALRLTTAKYYTPDGHSIQAVGIVPNVEVKPAKVEPEDFGYALREENLINHLTSNETSYAKPQEVIQEPQTTQDFQLLTAINIIKAQIAEWPKK; from the coding sequence ATGAAAAACCGCTTTTTATTTGCAATAGGCATTATTGTTAGCCTGGTTATTATTATATGCGCAATTTTGAGTTTTCGCGTAACGCCAACGGAAGCTACATCGAATCAATATAACGATTTGAAGATGTTTTCTCAAGTATTGGCGATTGTTCAATCTCAGTATGTAGACAAAGCAAGCCCTTCTGAGCTTATAGTCAATGCTACAAAAGGCATGGTAAACTCGCTTGATCCTCACTCTGCTTTTATGACGCCTCAAGAGTACAAAGACCTACAAGTCTCAACCACAGGCGAGTTTGGAGGTATAGGTACATCAGTTACGCTAAAAGATGGTCTTATAACGGTTATAACGCCAATTGAAGGAACACCCGCTTATAAGGCTGGCATTAAAGCAGGTGATATTATACTGCAGATTAATAATAAAAGCACACTTGGTATGAGCCTAGATGAAGCGGTTAAATTACTAAGAGGCAAAGTAGGAACTCAAGTAAGGCTAGTAATTGGAAGAAAAAATGAAAAAAAACCGTTAATTTTTAACGTAAAGCGAGAAATTATACACATAAAAAGCGTTGATTATAAGGATTTAGACGGCATTGGCTATATAAGGATTATTCAATTTCAAGAAGGTACAATAAAAGCGGTGAACAACGCGTTTACTTCACTTGAGAAAAAGGGTATAAAAGGTTTAGTGATTGATTTAAGGGATAACCCAGGTGGTTTATTGACAGAAGCTATTGGCGTATCAAATCTTTTTGTAAACAAAGGCGTAATCGTTTCTATAAAGGGCAGAAACAAGAGTGACGACCAGGTATTTTACGCAAAAGATGAAAAAGTACCGCATATGCCAATTGCCGTTTTGATAAATTCTGGTACTGCTTCTGCTGCTGAGATTGTTGCAGGGTGTCTGAAGGACCACAAAACAGCTGTAATTGTAGGCACAAGGAGTTTTGGTAAAGGAAGTGTTCAAAGCATTATACCGCTTGAAGATGGATATGCTCTAAGACTTACAACGGCCAAATACTATACGCCAGATGGTCATAGCATACAGGCTGTTGGAATTGTGCCAAACGTTGAGGTAAAACCTGCAAAAGTTGAACCAGAAGACTTTGGATACGCTTTAAGGGAAGAAAATCTAATTAACCACCTAACAAGCAACGAAACATCTTATGCCAAGCCTCAAGAAGTTATACAAGAGCCCCAAACAACGCAAGATTTTCAACTTCTTACAGCTATTAACATAATTAAAGCTCAAATTGCAGAATGGCCCAAAAAATAA
- a CDS encoding transketolase has product MNAKELEEFSLTLRKAILISINAARSGHPGGSLSSIDILNTLYFGNVLNIDPKNPNDENRDRFVLSKGHAAPALYTCLAYKGFFDKDLLYTLRKLGSPLQGHPDSKKLAGIEASTGSLGHGISSAVGMALALKLKKSTSNVYCLIGDGEMQEGLVYEALMCASHYHLDNLCVILDFNGLQIDGAVSDVMNVKPVREKFEAFSFLTHEVDGHNYEQLLNVFENFKSTKKSQPFAVIAHTVKGKGVSFMENKYEYHGKPPTDEELSKALAELGA; this is encoded by the coding sequence TTGAACGCAAAAGAGTTGGAAGAATTTTCTTTAACACTTAGAAAGGCAATATTAATTTCTATAAACGCAGCCAGAAGTGGCCATCCTGGCGGTAGTTTAAGCTCAATCGATATACTGAATACTCTGTATTTTGGTAATGTGCTAAATATTGATCCAAAAAACCCAAATGATGAAAATCGCGATAGGTTTGTTTTATCAAAAGGTCATGCAGCGCCAGCTCTATATACCTGCCTTGCCTATAAGGGATTTTTTGATAAAGATTTATTGTATACACTAAGAAAATTGGGAAGCCCCCTGCAAGGCCACCCAGACTCAAAAAAATTAGCAGGCATTGAAGCTTCTACTGGCTCTTTGGGACACGGCATATCAAGCGCTGTGGGTATGGCACTTGCGCTAAAGCTTAAAAAAAGCACTTCGAATGTTTACTGCTTGATTGGCGATGGCGAGATGCAAGAGGGTCTTGTGTATGAAGCACTAATGTGTGCAAGCCACTATCATTTAGATAACCTGTGCGTTATTTTGGACTTCAATGGCTTGCAAATTGATGGGGCAGTAAGTGATGTTATGAATGTTAAACCCGTTAGAGAAAAATTTGAAGCATTTAGTTTTTTAACGCATGAGGTGGATGGTCATAATTATGAACAATTACTAAATGTGTTTGAAAACTTCAAAAGCACTAAAAAATCACAGCCTTTTGCAGTTATAGCCCATACAGTAAAAGGCAAAGGTGTTAGCTTTATGGAAAATAAGTATGAATACCATGGCAAGCCACCAACAGATGAAGAATTAAGTAAAGCACTTGCAGAGTTAGGAGCATAA